The Streptococcus sanguinis genome contains the following window.
CATCTCGCAAGATGGTCAGCAGCTTGTCAGCACAGATCAAGGCAATCTTGCAGCCAGAAAATTCCATCTGTTTGTGCAGTAAATCTAGTCCTTCTGCATTTGCCATAAGCGCCTCCTAATACCTCGGATAAGGATAAAAGTCCGTCTCAGCCAAGTCCGCTCTGCCATTTTCAAAAGCCTCAGCATTCCAAGCCAGCTCAAACTCTGCTGCCTCTGGGTCTGCTAAAAAGTCCATGAGTGCATCGAGACCAGACTCAGCTGTTTGGGTTAGGAAATCCACGAAATAAGCCAGAAACTCCCGTGACAGCCCTTTTTTAGGCTCATAGGGTAGGGCTGCCAGATAGTCCTCAGCCTCAAAACGAGACTTGATTGGATTATAGAAAAGCACGGCTTCCTCAAAGTAAATATCTTCAGCCGAGGCATTGCCCTCAGCATCAACAGTTTCAACCCCGCCCGGATTTTGCACCTCAAGTAAAAAGTCCACTTCCACTGCGTGATTCTTCTTGTCCCAGTTTATCTCATAGTCAAAAGGAAAGTTCTTCCCCATTTCCTCGTCCAATATCTCCAAAAAACCGTACTTAGCCATGATTTCCTCTTTTCATTGTGATAAAATATTACTATCTACAATAGTAACACAAAAATCCAAGAAAAACACTTGCAGAAAGGAAATCTTATGCCAGAAAACCTAGCCCTGAGCATGCGGCCTACTGACATTGATCAGATCATCGGCCAGCAACATCTGGTCGGACCCGGGAAAATCATCCGGCGCATGGTTGAAGCCAACCGCCTGTCCTCGATGATTCTCTACGGACCACCCGGCATCGGCAAGACCTCTATTGCCTCGGCTATTGCCGGCACAACTAAATATGCCTTTCGGACCTTTAACGCCACCGTAGATAGCAAGAAGCGCCTGCAAGAAATCGCTGAGGAGGCTAAATTTTCCGGCGGTCTGGTTCTCCTGCTGGATGAGATTCACCGCTTAGATAAAACAAAACAAGACTTCCTACTGCCGCTATTAGAAAGCGGTCTGGTCATCATGATTGGAGCGACGACAGAAAATCCTTTCTTTTCTGTCACTCCCGCTATTCGAAGCCGGGTTCAGATATTTGAGCTTGAGCCCCTCAGCAACGACGACATCCGGACAGCCATCCAGCTAGCCTTGACGGATAAGGAACGAGGATTTGATTTTCCAGTGGAGCTAGACGATGAGGCTCTGGATTTCATTGCTATCTCTACCAACGGAGACCTGCGCTCTGCCTATAACTCGCTGGATTTAGCCGTACTCTCTACTCCAGAAGATGACAAGGGCATCCGCCACATCACGCTTGATGTCATGGAAAACAGCCTGCAAAAGAGCTACATCACCATGGATAAGGACGGGGATGGCCATTACGATGTCCTCTCTGCCCTGCAGAAGTCCATCCGTGGCTCCGATGTCAATGCTAGCCTCCACTACGCAGCTCGGCTCGTTGAGGCAGGAGATCTTCCTAGCCTAGCTCGACGCTTGACCGTTATCGCTTACGAGGATATTGGTCTGGCAAATCCAGATGCTCAAGTTCATACCGTTACAGCTCTGGAAGCAGCTCAGCGGATCGGTTTTCCTGAAGCCCGTATCCTCATTGCCAATATTGTTATCGATCTGGCCCTATCTCCCAAGTCCAACTCAGCCTATCTGGCCATGGACAAGGCCTTAGCTGACTTACGAAAGAATGGAAATCTGCCCATCCCCGACACTTACGAGATGGCCACTATGCCGGCAGCAAGGAATTAGGCAACGCACAGGACTATCTCTACCCTCACTCCTATCCTGGCAATTGGGTCAAGCAGGACTATCTGCCCGACAAGATAAAAGACGCCAATTATTTCACTCCTAATGAGAATGGCAAATACGAGCGAGCCCTTGGAATGACCAAGGATAAGATTGATGACTTAAAAAAATGATGACATCGTTTGCAAAAAATCACATTTTTCTCTTGAATTTTTCAAAATTTATGGTATCATAATTATAGAAACGCTGTGGTGTACGACTTCACACTTAAGTGTTGACCGACTATTTTTTGTATTATTAGGGAAACAAAAGACTTCTAACAGCATGCAAGCCGTGTCACGCGGAAGCAGCTTCAGTTAGAGCGAGTTGCCCACCTGCTTAATTGCGCGGGTTCAATACAAATCGTGAAGGTCCGGCACCAATACAGCTTTTTCTATTGCCTCCTTAGCTCAGCTGGCAGAGCAGCGGACTCTTAATCCGTGGGTCGCAGGTTCGATCCCTGCAGGGGGCATCTAAATCAACAGGAAGAAGCCTTGGTTTACAAGGCTTTTTTGCTTGTCTATAACTGATTTGCCCCATCATTTGCCCCACATTTTTTTATGAGCAATCTTTCCAGACATCTCTGATTTGATTAAATTCCTCAAAAATTTTCTCCTCTAAAGTGTGTCCATATACTTCTACTAACATTGAAATATCTCTATGCCCTAGAATTTTTGCAATAACTCCAAGGTCAAAACCTTTGTGCCAGAGGTAACTTCCATAGGTATGACGTGCTCCTTTTGTCGTGATAATTGGATAAATATCTAATTCATTTAAAAGAACACTCAAAGCTTTATTGACACTTGCAATGTCTGGTACCAAGTGAATATATCCATAATGCTGAAAAATCATTTTATACCTATTCTTGATTCCTAGCTCTTTATTAGCTTTCTCTTGTTCAATTTTTAGGAATTGAAATATCTTAATACATTCTTCGTCTATCGGTACCATCCGAATAGACGTTTTATTTTTGGGAGGGACAAATTTATGAGAAAGGGTATTAAACCTCCTATATGTTTTTAGCAGTCCTCTGTCAAAATCAACTTCATTCCAAGTTAACGCTATTCACTCTCCAAACCTCATGCCTGTTTTTAATAGAAAATAGACGATATAAGGAACAATTGAACGTTGGTAATCAAATTTTCTCTTTACTGCTAAAAGTAAATCCAGATAGTCCTTTTCTGTATGTAAATATTTCTCTTCTGTCATCTGTTGTTCTTTGGATGAAAATAACTCGACATGTTGTGTAAAATCATCTATTAGAACTTTGTCGGCAATTGCCATTTGGATGCTCTGATGAATCCCAGTATTCAATCTACCAAGAAAATTTCTACCAACTGTTTGTCCATACTTATTCATAATTCTTTGGTATTCACTCGCACGAATTTGAGTGACTTTTTTATTTCCAAATAATCTTTCAATTGTGTTTTTACGGAGAAGATATTTTTTCTTTGTCTCTTCCGATCTACTACTCGGTAGAATTTTTAGTTCAAGCCATTCTTGATACAGATCTACAAGAGAAATATCTCTAGAAATTCTTTTCCCTAAACGAAGTTCTTGCAGAATCGGTTCAGCTTCTGACTCTGCAAGTTTTTTTGTTTTAAAACCACTATTATGAGCAACAGTTTTTCCCTCGCTACGAATTTCATAGGTCCATAAATTACTATCTCCTCGCTTTCGATAACGAACACTTGCCATATTACGCCACCTCTGTTCCTAGAATCTCATTTACAACACTTTTTGGAACAACCATCAAACGTTTGCGATTATAAAATGTATAGCCTCGTGATACAAGTAATTCTCTTGCCTGATGAATGATATCATTCGCTGTATGAGGGCGATAGCCCATTTCAATTAATTCTTTGTTACTAATTAAATTATGATCCATAGTTATCCTCCTTATTTATTTTCTAAATTCAGAAACTCGCCTATAAGTAGTTGTAATTCTGCATTTAATTTAGGGAGATTCTGTATTAATACTTCTTTTAATTCTTCCGCAAATTGGTTCGTTTCTTCTCTCAATAGTTTGCGGACTCTTGTTTTTTTCTTTTTGATGCTGTCTGATTTTAAATTTGGAAAAGCCAATGATAACAGTTCAGGATTGTTGAGAAAGATAATTGTAAATGCTCTTTGATCCACTCGAATATGTTCTAGCTTATAAAATCCGAAATTATCAAGTCGATTCATAATATCTTGGACCATCTCCTCACCAATCGCTTTGGTTCTGAGTTGGAACTCCAGTCTCCACCAAAACGGATTTACATCCAAATCTAGCTTCTCTTCTCGCTTGTGAGCAATGATTTCTTTATTCTTATCATATAACCTAACTTGTACATTACTACCGCTAGAACCCCAATATTTCGTCTCTAATTCGCCCCCTCGACCATAGAAGACCTTATGGGTAACACCACCTTTAATATGTTGCAAATTAACGATCTCAGGCCTGTTGAAAATGTCAAATGCCAAATCAAAACGAGACAAACGTACCGTCAATGAATTCAATCTGGCAAAGTACATTAATTGCCTCCATACTTTCATTCCATCAAATTCTTTTAAAGTATTAGGATTGAAATCAATTCGAATCAATTGTTCACCTCCATAAATGGCTAATTGGAAAAATATAATATTGATTGAATCATACTCATTAAAATATTTAGCTAAAGTAAAGACATCATCTCGTACGTTATCATGTATTTCAAATGAGTCAACTTTTGCACTTATTGCCTGTTTCAGATTTTTGAAAATTCGTCTTAGGGAACCAGTGTCTGTATCCCAGATAACCGTTAATCTATCAATACTGACATCGAACCGCTGTACTAATTCTCCCACATCACATCGTTCTTGAATGCTTCTTAAATCTTGTATAGAAACCAACAAAATTGTCCCCCCTTCTTTTAGATTTTTTAGGCCTCAGAAACACCGTCAAATCAACGTTTGCTCGTTCCGTCGTTCTTTGGGCGTTGCCCTAAGTGTACCTTTTTGCTGGCTGTTAGAATAGCCAGCTTTTGCTTGGCTAGAAATTGTCTGGACGGCAGTCTGCAGGACTTCGCCTGACTTCCCGTCAGGCTCGTCCCTTGTCCTTGTCCACACAATTTCTAGCTCCAAGGCTTCGAATAGTCATAAGTCATAGTCTCGTCCTCAACTTCCTCCCCACTCACCAATCCTAAACTTACGAGCTATTTTGTATTATTTATAACTTATTTATAAGTTATAAATATATTTTATAAAAAATATTTTAATTAGTCAACTAAAAACTTGATTTGTAAGTTTATAGGTGATAAAATAAGTTAAAAATAAAAATAGGAGTTTCCCATGACCTTTATTATTCAAAATTTTGGACCCAATTTGGCACGACTACGCATAGAAAAAGGAGTAAGCCAAACTCAACTAGCTGAAGATTTAGGAATCGGTAAACAGTCCATCTCTGATTACGAAAAACAAAAAAGCTATCCTACCTTTGCAAATTTGGATAAGATAGCAGAATATTTTAATGCAACTCCAACCCAACTCTTTGGAACGAGTAAAGAGATTGAGTTAGAAAAGAGTGTTCTTGAATCGAATGAATACTCTGATAAAGTAAGTGAAATCTTAAAAGCTGTTAAATACATCGAGCATTTCCTACATACTGATGGACAGTACTTAGAGGATTTACTTTACCTAACAAGAGGCAACCAACTATACACAGAAGATGGAAAAGAGTTGTATATTGATCCAACTTCTCAGAAAAGAACACTTCATACCCAATATGAACCTGGTTTTATTGAAGCAAGAGATAAATCTCCACTAGAACTCTTAATTGAAAATAAGGAGCTATTAGATTAAATAAAAAAAGCGAGTTTTAGGCTCGCTTTTTCTATTGTATAATCTTATTCTTCAGTTCTTCCGGTTGCTTAGTTGCATTGAACTCAACTCGTTTTGTTGTTCCATCTTTCTCAGTATGATAATAACTTGAATGTTTCAACACCCATTCTTTATTACCAATCATCAAACACTCCGCCTGTAAGTTGGTACATGAGGTAAATGTGTCCAAGGTTTTTACAATTCGCGCCACATAAAGTTATTTAAGCATCTCCTTTTCTCTCATTACCATTTTCTGTTATAATAAATTGTACTTCTAAAATAGAAAGGTCTTAAGATGACAACTCTTATTAAACATAAACGTGTAGAATTTTCAGAACTTTTTTATGACTTAGTTTTTGTTTTTGCAATTTCAAAAGTAACTACTTTAATTGACCATCTTCATAACGGTATTTTGACTTGGAATTCTTTCCTTGATTTTTTCATTGCTACTTTGGTTCTCATCGATTCCTGGATGATTCAAACCGATTATACCAATCGCTATGGAAAGAACTCTTTATTTAACATAGTAATCATGTTTATCAAAATGGGAATTTTACTCTTTATAGCCAATATGATTGGACCTGATTGGCAACAATATTTTCATTATCTCTGTTGGGCTATTGGTACATTAACCCTTACCTTATTTTTTCAATATTTGGTTGAATTTTTTAGAAAATCAACCGATGATGTTAATCGGGAAAGTATCAAAGGTTTTCTATGGATAACAGGTCTAGGAAGTTTAGGAGTCTACCTAGCAGCTCTTCTTCCTATTTACGTTAGAGTCTATATCTTATTTGCTAGTATTCTGCTAACATTTATTATGCCAAGTATCTTGCTTAATAAAGGTAAGCATTACCAGGTAAATCTCCCCCATTTAATCGAGCGCATCTCCCTTCTTGTCATTATTACGTTTGGAGAGATGATTACGGAGCTAGCTAACCTCTTTACAATCGAGAATTTCTCGATTTATTCGGTTCTTTATTTCATTATTATGATTTCTCTGTTCTTGTTTTATTTTGGTCAATTCGACCATGCTATTGATCAAAAATCTAATCAAAAGGGGCTATTTCTAATTTACAGTCACTATCCTATTTTCATTGGACTTATGATGATGACTGTATCGATGGGCTTTCTTCAGAATCCTGAAGCTAATCGTCTCTTTGCAACCAGCTTCTCTTATATCGGATTTGGCCTCTTTCAAGCTGCTGTCCTAGTAAATGGGCCCCATAACAAACACTATCTTCGCTATTCGAAAAGTTACTACTGTGTCCAAGCGACACTCTATCTGGCTGCCTTGATTCTCTCTTTAATCTTTGCTTCTAATCCTATAATAGTAGTGAGTATAACAACCATTTTAGCTCTAGCTATAGCCATTCATTTTATTTATTTTTATATGACACAGAATAAAAAATATTCCAAATCTAACTGGGGATTATTTTAATGAGTTTATAACATTAAAAAGCCTTGGGAACCAAGGCTTCAGACCGTAGACAAACATTCCAAATAGTGTTTGTCTTTTTCTGTTTGTCAGGCTAAAATTTCATCTTTTGATTTCATCTTTTGATAGCATAATGGTCATTTGAACAAAATAAAAAGGCTTCCCCACCCTCATTTTTACTAGTTTTTTGAGATTCAAACACGCCAAAGTAAGCCCAACCTTATCTTCCATCTTGGACTTGCCTTTCTCTCTTGTATAACGGAGGTTGTGGTATTCTTTAGCTGTCCCAAAGAGCCGCTCAATGGTTTCTTTGCGCTTCTTATAGAGCTCCTTCATCCCTCTTTGGTGTCGAATCTCTTCACAACATTCAAGCGCATCTTTCCATACATGTCTTGTGATGACTTTCTGCTGATTCTGGCTCTGGGTACAAACAGATAATAGGGGACAGGCGACACATACTGTTGAATCACTCTTATACTCACGGTAGCCTGCTCGGGTCGTCGTGCGATAGGTTAACACTTGGTTCTCTGGACAGAGGTAACAGTCATAATAGGAATCATAAACAAAATCATTGGGCCTTAAGTTCCCTTTTACACCCTTGGGGCGGGTATAAGGGAAGACAGGGGTAATCTCTCTGTCTAACAAAAATTTTGCAATACTTGGGGTTTTATAACCTGCATCTGCGATGAGATAGGTTGGATGAAAAGGCTCAATCTTGGCAAAAAGGGCAGGGAAAGCCTGACTATCATGAACATTTCCTGCTTCAACCGTATAAGCCAAGGCCCAACCATGCTTATCACACGCTACTTGGGCAGAATAGGCAAAGACTTCCTTGTGTTCCCCCTTGTGGAACCAACCACTCTCAGGATCTGTCCTTGAGATTTTCTTTTCCTTAGCCTCGCTTTCTTTTGCGGGCTTTAAGGGCTTTTTTTCGTGTTTTCTCCTATCTAAATCAATCTCAACTTCCAATTGCTCACTCATAAATGTAGCTTGTTGGGCAACCATTTCCTTATGATACTTGTGGCTGTTGGCTGCCGCTTTAATATGGGTTCCATCCACAAATATCTCAGAAGGATCAATCAAACCAGCACATAAAGCTTGATGGAGTACGTGTGAAAATATCTCAGTAATCAGTGCTTTATCTTGAAAACGACGGCTGTAATTCTTTCCATATGTGGTAAAATGAGGCACCTTGTCATCCAAGCTTAGTCCAAGAAACCAACGATAAGCTACGTTTACTTCTATGTCTTTAATGGTTTGGCGCATGGAGCGAATGCCATAAAAACATTGAATCAAAGGAATTTTGACCAACATGACGGGATCTAGACTGGGACGACCCTGATCTGGGCTATAGGTTTCTTCAACCAAGTCATAGATAAAGTCAAAATCAACCTCCGCTTCCAATTGGCGAAGAAAGTGATCTTCTGGGACCAATTCGTCTATCGTATAGAAGCCATATTGGCAGCGATTATAATCAGATTTTTCTTTGTGAAACATAGGGAGCACCTCACAACTGTTCTTACCTCTATTATACGACTTTACAAAAAGAAAAGCCCTTAGAAACTTCTGTTCTTAGGACTTTGTCTTCAATCTGAAGCCTTGGGAACCAAGGCTTTTTTTTCATTAATTTGTTTTTCCATTTTATCCTCCAATTTGATCTCGCACTGACATTTATTTATAACAAAACTATATATCTAGAATAGCATAATCATTAGGTATTATAGGTTTTCAAACAAAATACGAGTCATTCGTTTTTGCCCCACTTTTGCCCCATTTTTAAATCCTGACATTGAAAACACCTAAAAGTATTTCCCTAAAATCAGCTATATTTCAACATTTTTGTTTATTTTCAATATGAAAAGTTCTTACAAATCCATGCAGGGGGCATAGAAATATAGAGAAAAAAGCCCTTGATTTAAAAGGCTTTTTTGCTTGTACTTTTATTGTTTATTTGAATCTTTCTCGATTTTAAAATGTACATCACAGTTTCCCTTCCTCTATCTCTTTTAAAAACCTTGTCATATAGATCAAGTGTCCTTTATTTGTATGTACATTAGCATCTAGATATTCCAAGCATCTCCTAGCTCTGGGAGTGACTGAATATAGAGCCTTTACCTTTTTTCTCATTTCTAATACCTCTAATACCAGCTCTTCATCTTTCTTTGCTTCTTCTTTGAACTGCTTCAATTGCGTTTGTTTTAGATCATTTAATACCTTTACTTTTTCAGCAAGATCTGTTAAATTACTTAGCTTTTCTTCATATTCGCTTCTTATACTGTTCCCTTGTTGTTGTAGCCATTTTTTTAATTCTTCATAGCTTTCATAAAGGTTCTTCCGTTTTTGCTGTTTTAGCTCCTCTTCTCTTTGGAGCCGCTCCTCCTCTAATTTCCTCTCCTCTTCTAACTTATTTTGCCGTTCAATTTCCTCTTTTTCCCGCAACCGAGCAAGCCTCTCTTCTTCTTTTTGTTTAGCAATTCTATCCCTCTCTTCTTCTTTTTGTTTAGCAATTCTATCCCTCTTTTCAGCCTCCCGCTCCTCTTGTTTCGCCTCCTCTCTCCACTGTTTCAATTTTTCTTTGTAACTTTCAATATCAAATATTTCATTGAGTTCTGGATGAAGATAATCATTTATGACATAAATGATACGCTCAATCTTATTATAAGCCAACTGACGTTCCTCATTTTTTCTGCTTAAAGCCATTTTAAAAAGAATATAATCGTTCCATGGATTAAACTCATTTTCTTTATCCTCTTTAAAATACCCCCTACTATAAAAATCTTCCAACATCTCTTCATCCATCACTTCACGAAGATCTTCAAACTTTAGATTCTTCTTTAATTTATAAGTTTTTTCTGCCCTCTTTATACTTTTAGTTAGTTCTTCATTTTCAAACTTTTCAATACAGGAAGAACCGATTGGAGAAAGCTCTATCCCAGAGCCATCATTCCTAGTAATAGAAAATACTTTCTTGAGGCTTTTATGACCGCATAAACAACTTTGCTTTCTATCAGCATCAATTTTTACAAGTTCTGCTTTTGTCCACTCCATTTTTGCCTCTTCCCAATTATCCGCAATACTTAGTTCAATAACAGTCTCTTTCAATAGCTCCTCTGACATTTTTTATATCTCCTTATTCCAAATGATTGTTCCTCAAATTGAGTGAATCTTTTCCTCAGGTTTCTAGTACAAGTATAACAGAAAAGAAGATAAATGAAAACGCATACATATAATCCTCTATATCATTTCCACACAAAAAAATCCCCTTCCTTTTGACACAAGAAAGGAGGGGGCATTGCATAGCAAAAACTACGAGAGAAGACTGAAGTAAAATAAGTTTGACGAAAACTTGATAAAGATGATCACACACCGAGCATATTCCTAAGGATGTCTTATAAATTTTTTGGTTTAGGAATTAAGAAAGATTATATATATCAAGTTTTGATGTGCCTCACGCTTGCATATCCAAGCAGCTTTCCCCGTAGTTCTGAGCAACTAATCTGTTCTAGGAAACATCTTAGTTGCTTTTTATTTTAAAACAACTATATTACGGAATATCATAGTATTGATTAATAAAAGAATACAAGATAATGACCGATTGTAAAACAAAGCTTGTTTGTTCCTACTTTCTAAAAAAACTATTGTTGGTCTAGATTTTGCCGATAAAAAGGAGTTTGGGACAAAAAGATTTCAATTTTTAAAAATCTTAATTATTTAGCCCTTCAAATCTATAATTAAATGCGAAAAGCGAACAAATTAGAATTCTGATTGCCAAAAAACTAGTTTTGTTCGCTTTTTATATTTGAGGTCGGACTTTTGTCCCAGCCTCCTCAATTGTCTTTGGATTGTCAAGCAAGACGCAGTGGTTGAGTGGACTCTGTTACGCTGATTTCATCAGCTTTTACAGCCCTACTCAACTGTGCGGAGGTGGGACGACGAAATCGAATTCTAACGAATTATCGATTTCTGTCCCACTCTCAAAATTTATTTCTTCTTCGCACGGAAGGCAATGAAGCCTACCAAGCCTACCAGAGCTACTCCAGCCGCAATCATAATCCAGCT
Protein-coding sequences here:
- a CDS encoding replication initiation factor domain-containing protein, coding for MLVSIQDLRSIQERCDVGELVQRFDVSIDRLTVIWDTDTGSLRRIFKNLKQAISAKVDSFEIHDNVRDDVFTLAKYFNEYDSINIIFFQLAIYGGEQLIRIDFNPNTLKEFDGMKVWRQLMYFARLNSLTVRLSRFDLAFDIFNRPEIVNLQHIKGGVTHKVFYGRGGELETKYWGSSGSNVQVRLYDKNKEIIAHKREEKLDLDVNPFWWRLEFQLRTKAIGEEMVQDIMNRLDNFGFYKLEHIRVDQRAFTIIFLNNPELLSLAFPNLKSDSIKKKKTRVRKLLREETNQFAEELKEVLIQNLPKLNAELQLLIGEFLNLENK
- a CDS encoding low temperature requirement protein A — encoded protein: MTTLIKHKRVEFSELFYDLVFVFAISKVTTLIDHLHNGILTWNSFLDFFIATLVLIDSWMIQTDYTNRYGKNSLFNIVIMFIKMGILLFIANMIGPDWQQYFHYLCWAIGTLTLTLFFQYLVEFFRKSTDDVNRESIKGFLWITGLGSLGVYLAALLPIYVRVYILFASILLTFIMPSILLNKGKHYQVNLPHLIERISLLVIITFGEMITELANLFTIENFSIYSVLYFIIMISLFLFYFGQFDHAIDQKSNQKGLFLIYSHYPIFIGLMMMTVSMGFLQNPEANRLFATSFSYIGFGLFQAAVLVNGPHNKHYLRYSKSYYCVQATLYLAALILSLIFASNPIIVVSITTILALAIAIHFIYFYMTQNKKYSKSNWGLF
- a CDS encoding helix-turn-helix transcriptional regulator, producing MTFIIQNFGPNLARLRIEKGVSQTQLAEDLGIGKQSISDYEKQKSYPTFANLDKIAEYFNATPTQLFGTSKEIELEKSVLESNEYSDKVSEILKAVKYIEHFLHTDGQYLEDLLYLTRGNQLYTEDGKELYIDPTSQKRTLHTQYEPGFIEARDKSPLELLIENKELLD
- a CDS encoding DUF3173 domain-containing protein, which produces MDHNLISNKELIEMGYRPHTANDIIHQARELLVSRGYTFYNRKRLMVVPKSVVNEILGTEVA
- a CDS encoding IS1182 family transposase, which encodes MFHKEKSDYNRCQYGFYTIDELVPEDHFLRQLEAEVDFDFIYDLVEETYSPDQGRPSLDPVMLVKIPLIQCFYGIRSMRQTIKDIEVNVAYRWFLGLSLDDKVPHFTTYGKNYSRRFQDKALITEIFSHVLHQALCAGLIDPSEIFVDGTHIKAAANSHKYHKEMVAQQATFMSEQLEVEIDLDRRKHEKKPLKPAKESEAKEKKISRTDPESGWFHKGEHKEVFAYSAQVACDKHGWALAYTVEAGNVHDSQAFPALFAKIEPFHPTYLIADAGYKTPSIAKFLLDREITPVFPYTRPKGVKGNLRPNDFVYDSYYDCYLCPENQVLTYRTTTRAGYREYKSDSTVCVACPLLSVCTQSQNQQKVITRHVWKDALECCEEIRHQRGMKELYKKRKETIERLFGTAKEYHNLRYTREKGKSKMEDKVGLTLACLNLKKLVKMRVGKPFYFVQMTIMLSKDEIKR
- a CDS encoding DUF3013 family protein, encoding MAKYGFLEILDEEMGKNFPFDYEINWDKKNHAVEVDFLLEVQNPGGVETVDAEGNASAEDIYFEEAVLFYNPIKSRFEAEDYLAALPYEPKKGLSREFLAYFVDFLTQTAESGLDALMDFLADPEAAEFELAWNAEAFENGRADLAETDFYPYPRY